Part of the Chanodichthys erythropterus isolate Z2021 chromosome 13, ASM2448905v1, whole genome shotgun sequence genome is shown below.
acatttaaaaatattaatttagaaaaacctcttatttaaaaattaaataatggccttctgaaagaaagaaaaactaaaCTAAGAAGAAGGTAAACTGTCTGTGTTCGTATTAAAGCGCTGAGAGGAAGGATTTTGAGTCCAAGTCGAAAGCAGGGTCGGGGGGCGGTCGAGAGGCAGCAAGCAAACTGTCAGCCAAATGTCAGAAACAACCCAACAACAGCCTGGTGTTCCTTGTGTGTGTCGCACAGGAAGAGACAGGTAGGCAGTGTGTCACACCTTCCCACGAGCAGTAACGGGGCCCCACGGGGCAACACCTGtgctcatgaaaaaaaaaaaaaaaaatggagcaATTTAAGTCTTTTGAAAACACCCAGAGCATCTCTGGACTGATAACATTCACGCTCTCCTGAAAATATGTTCATTTACAGGGCGGAGCAGATGAAAAGGAGTGGTCTCTCGGCATCAATCAGGAAATAGATGCTGCACAAGAGCATTTTGCCGAACAGACGCATTCTCCTCCCCAGTTTGTGAATACTTTAACATAGTTATTGACTACCAAGTCAAACGTGAGCGGCACTCTCTGTcaagcataatgctaacatgctgTCTGGGAGAGATTTACTGAAGCCCATGCTTACCAAATGCTCAAACATCTCTCTTTAAATCTACAGTACAAGAACAACATTAAGGAAATACATATGGATAACTTCTCTTCATCTAGATTTACCTAGTAATTTCCGATCAAAAAAAACGTACACTGATTATCTTTTTGGCTCAGTCTTTTAAAATGGCTTAGTAAATACATATCTGTGCATGAGCGCGAACAGACGTTGCAGGGCAGTTTTGCAGTTACAGCCCATCCAATTAAAACGTCTGAACTGCAGCATGGCAGAATCTAAACCTCTCTGTCCCAGTGCTcgcttttagaaaaaaaatgtgaccTCCACAACTATTAAGCACTATTCACATTAACGTGTGGTGAGGTCACTCCGTCCGATGTAAGGCCATAAAAGTTCAAAGGTCATAGTTCATGCTTTGAGGTACGCAAGCGTTCATTCCGCTTTCCGAAATCACACATCAGGTCATCACGCacgcaacaaaaaaaaaaaaaccaccaCAGCGTCACATCGTATTTACACGCGAATGCAAGTgaatacacatatacatacacaataCTATTCATATTGTGCAGGATCATTTCTGATCAGTTTTACCAAAGAGATTTCTCTCATGTAACTCCTTTTCAAAGGATAAATGTTATCATCACCCACAAAATAACACATTCTCAAGATCTGCCATCAAACTGGCAGGCAGAGTTGCTCTCTCAATGTGGATACACTTTTGAGTCTGCTTTATGAAAAATTTTTCAGGCCACCCTAAACCTCTAGAACATTTTGGCCCATCTCAGTAGCTGAATGGTCAGCAGGACTTCACAGAagacttttgttttgttgatgGATCTCACATTTCTATGCTAAACTTATCAGGTACAAGATCCGGGCTCCCTTATGGCTTAACGGATGACATAAACCGATGCAGCATCAATGCTATCATGCTAGCCAACCTCCTAATGGATCCAATCCGATCATAATTACGTATGGGGGAAGGCTGTTTCTTCAGAgctaaacaaaaacacaaaacatttgaGTTGTCCAACTTCTCATCCCCTAGGAGATCAACATATCATGTGGTGGTGTTGTTAGCAGCCTTTTGTGATGTGCTTAGTGGCAAGAGCGCAGTTTAGTGACGATGACGGCAGCCAGCTGCTGGGGATCGGTCATGTGAGGGTTCTTCTCCATGACTGAATGGACCACATATGCCGGGAAGATGTTACAGAGGTTTCGGTAGGTTTGATACTGGTGTTCTGGAATAGGGTGCCGCTCCTGGGATTCCCCCACTGGCCCACGAGAGGCAGGCGGTGGAGGCGGCACACTATCCCACGGGGACCTCCAGATCTGCTCCATCTTCTCGGGCATGCTGCGGACCATCACCCTCTCACAACAAGGCATGAGTCCTCCCCCTAAACCATAGCCTCCGTAACTATAAGGTTCATTACCGCACGGCAAAGGGTCCCAGCTGGCATGCTGCTCTCGACAAAGAGGGGGTCGGCGTTGGCGCAGTGGGTTGCTCTCGTATAGCCGTGAGTCAGAGATGCTGTCCATGCGGGTCATGCCTAAGGACCGACCCTGCTGTGAGGGACTGGCAGAAGGCAACACATTCTGGGAGAGAGGAGGGTAGTCTCCTGGGCAGCTGGATCGAGCGCCAACAACCGGGTGTTGGGAGTGAGGTGCAAGGTGGGCGGAGGATTGCTTCCGAGGTCCTGGTTTGGGTTCATCCGTTCCGTAGCTCTGCACACGTGTCAAGGCCTCATGGTGGAAACCGTGAGCAAAGGCTTGAAGGCGTGTTTGTGCCAAAGTTTGCGTCGGAGCCTGCGCAGATGGCCCTTTCATGCTGTCGTCCAGGCTGCCCTCCAATGAGTTGAGGTACATCTCTCCACTGTAGGACGAGAAGGAGTCCGACGAATGGCTTCGGCCGGGTTCTGGGCACATACTAGGAGCTCTGCCAGGATATCCTCCACCCACCCCTACAGGTTCTGGCTGCTCAAGACTGCAGAAACTGTCCTGGAGGCTCATGGTGGAAAAGTCACTGAGCATGGAATAGTAGCCGTGGTCGCTTACCACAGAGTCGTACTTGGGAAACGGCTCACCGTAAGCCACAGATGCGCCCTGGCTATTGGTGACTAGGATGGGGGGATATTGGACACTGCCCGCATGCTCGAGCGAGCTGTGGGTAAAGTGCAGAGACCCTGGAACAGGGCTGCTCGCAGAGCGTGTGTTCAGAGCGCCAGCTGCGTGACTTTTTGTCAGTGGCATAGTTGGAACGCTAAGCGCTGACACTAATGATGGTACTGAACTGGCCTCGGCCTTCCGCGATGGACAGAGTCGCTCTTCCTGCTCACAGGCCACCGACCGGATACTGGGGTCAGACTGGCGCTTGGGTGCCACTCTCTTTGCCTCTGAGCTACCGTCTCCCTTGGCAGCAGAACCAGAGGTCCCACATTTTGCAAGTGCCCCCTCGCTCATTGTTTTTACAGCGGAGAGTTTGGCGAAGGCTCTGAGCTCATCTGCGACAGCCCGTTGTGGTTGGTTGGCTCTTTCTGGGTGGTAGTACTTGCACTTATGGCCGTATGTGCACTTCTTACCTGTGATAAAAATCAATAGTGGCGGTTGAGCCAAACTTGTTacttctgtgtttttttttaaatattagatgtttttttttatcacagtatactgatttttttattttaaattccaTCTGGAAATTCTATAGCATGACAATTACCTGCATAATAAAAATtatctaatatatataaatatatatatatatatatatatatatatatatatatatatatatttttttttttttatatgctgTGATGTTTTGAAATAAAGACAAATTAATTTCTCCATACTTTTGCTGTACTGACCATAAGGACACGGCTGCTTCTTGTGCTCTGGAACCACTGGTCGTTTGCGGAGAAAATTTTCCAGACTGGGTCCATGCCTGCCTAAAGGATCATCAGGAGGCATAAACCTACAAAACAAgccaacaaacaaaaataagcaCAACTTTGATATGAATAATGGTTTAAatctaaaaattattttatgaaacaatatttctaattttataaatatgagactttataaatattatacaaaGTATGGTCATATTTTTCTGTCCTAAACTGTTCATTACTTGAcgctagggctggacgatataaCCTATatacattgattgattgatacaTAACCTTGATTACAATTAATGAACAATTATTttaaggtttgtactgtaaatatgattgaCTATTAAAGGTGGGATAATTTTTCCTACTGAAAGAGTGCTCTGACATAACggctcactttcagcagttattttatctatggtttgtaacatttcttacagatttctgcttgtTGTAAATCAGAAccagataaattagcacagtaccagtacatttatttgaatgcttTAATGAGAGAGCGAATGcatgtgtgaatta
Proteins encoded:
- the zc3h12b gene encoding probable ribonuclease ZC3H12B isoform X3, with the translated sequence MLQRLKMEHRGCRDPQPSPAAAGHDSPEEEEEEDEEAGEEGTSSESEGETRSRSGSSGGGVDTAGSGEGATGRRRDPLVVTKPHRQLCRSSCLDRPSFSQSSTLQELRADDTRTDPSQRALAPPASTAQMPLRQTSDRDYQTKMDFALKLGYSGEQVESVLSKLGSSALINDVLAELVRLGNKGDPESQAAAGTASLAPRAVGAKEAVSPEASLEEDPSDTYDNLRPIVIDGSNVAMSHGNKELFSCLGIQLAVDWFLEKGHKDITVFVPAWRKEQSRPDAPIKDQEILRKLEKEKILVFTPSRRVQGRRVVCYDDRFIVKLACDSDGIIVSNDNYRDLQNEKPEWKKFIEERLLMYSFVNDKFMPPDDPLGRHGPSLENFLRKRPVVPEHKKQPCPYGQYSKSKKCTYGHKCKYYHPERANQPQRAVADELRAFAKLSAVKTMSEGALAKCGTSGSAAKGDGSSEAKRVAPKRQSDPSIRSVACEQEERLCPSRKAEASSVPSLVSALSVPTMPLTKSHAAGALNTRSASSPVPGSLHFTHSSLEHAGSVQYPPILVTNSQGASVAYGEPFPKYDSVVSDHGYYSMLSDFSTMSLQDSFCSLEQPEPVGVGGGYPGRAPSMCPEPGRSHSSDSFSSYSGEMYLNSLEGSLDDSMKGPSAQAPTQTLAQTRLQAFAHGFHHEALTRVQSYGTDEPKPGPRKQSSAHLAPHSQHPVVGARSSCPGDYPPLSQNVLPSASPSQQGRSLGMTRMDSISDSRLYESNPLRQRRPPLCREQHASWDPLPCGNEPYSYGGYGLGGGLMPCCERVMVRSMPEKMEQIWRSPWDSVPPPPPASRGPVGESQERHPIPEHQYQTYRNLCNIFPAYVVHSVMEKNPHMTDPQQLAAVIVTKLRSCH
- the zc3h12b gene encoding probable ribonuclease ZC3H12B isoform X2, whose product is MVLELAAPAGAGPALQRCIPHIQRVFRVRVSCSTAEPSCNSPNAGSSIIVNIEDGKEEDCTKAKEYIVSLISPVHKHRERLTLWLQRRLHALRAAIEYESCAVVQVRDHALELQGGHAQVTAACAMLQRLKMEHRGCRDPQPSPAAAGHDSPEEEEEEDEEAGEEGTSSESEGETRSRSGSSGGGVDTAGSGEGATGRRRDPLVVTKPHRQLCRSSCLDRPSFSQSSTLQELRADDTRTDPSQRALAPPASTAQMPLRQTSDRDYQTKMDFALKLGYSGEQVESVLSKLGSSALINDVLAELVRLGNKGDPESQAAAGTASLAPRAVGAKEAVSPEASLEEDPSDTYDNLRPIVIDGSNVAMSHGNKELFSCLGIQLAVDWFLEKGHKDITVFVPAWRKEQSRPDAPIKDQEILRKLEKEKILVFTPSRRVQGRRVVCYDDRFIVKLACDSDGIIVSNDNYRDLQNEKPEWKKFIEERLLMYSFVNDKFMPPDDPLGRHGPSLENFLRKRPVVPEHKKQPCPYGKKCTYGHKCKYYHPERANQPQRAVADELRAFAKLSAVKTMSEGALAKCGTSGSAAKGDGSSEAKRVAPKRQSDPSIRSVACEQEERLCPSRKAEASSVPSLVSALSVPTMPLTKSHAAGALNTRSASSPVPGSLHFTHSSLEHAGSVQYPPILVTNSQGASVAYGEPFPKYDSVVSDHGYYSMLSDFSTMSLQDSFCSLEQPEPVGVGGGYPGRAPSMCPEPGRSHSSDSFSSYSGEMYLNSLEGSLDDSMKGPSAQAPTQTLAQTRLQAFAHGFHHEALTRVQSYGTDEPKPGPRKQSSAHLAPHSQHPVVGARSSCPGDYPPLSQNVLPSASPSQQGRSLGMTRMDSISDSRLYESNPLRQRRPPLCREQHASWDPLPCGNEPYSYGGYGLGGGLMPCCERVMVRSMPEKMEQIWRSPWDSVPPPPPASRGPVGESQERHPIPEHQYQTYRNLCNIFPAYVVHSVMEKNPHMTDPQQLAAVIVTKLRSCH
- the zc3h12b gene encoding probable ribonuclease ZC3H12B isoform X1 — its product is MVLELAAPAGAGPALQRCIPHIQRVFRVRVSCSTAEPSCNSPNAGSSIIVNIEDGKEEDCTKAKEYIVSLISPVHKHRERLTLWLQRRLHALRAAIEYESCAVVQVRDHALELQGGHAQVTAACAMLQRLKMEHRGCRDPQPSPAAAGHDSPEEEEEEDEEAGEEGTSSESEGETRSRSGSSGGGVDTAGSGEGATGRRRDPLVVTKPHRQLCRSSCLDRPSFSQSSTLQELRADDTRTDPSQRALAPPASTAQMPLRQTSDRDYQTKMDFALKLGYSGEQVESVLSKLGSSALINDVLAELVRLGNKGDPESQAAAGTASLAPRAVGAKEAVSPEASLEEDPSDTYDNLRPIVIDGSNVAMSHGNKELFSCLGIQLAVDWFLEKGHKDITVFVPAWRKEQSRPDAPIKDQEILRKLEKEKILVFTPSRRVQGRRVVCYDDRFIVKLACDSDGIIVSNDNYRDLQNEKPEWKKFIEERLLMYSFVNDKFMPPDDPLGRHGPSLENFLRKRPVVPEHKKQPCPYGQYSKSKKCTYGHKCKYYHPERANQPQRAVADELRAFAKLSAVKTMSEGALAKCGTSGSAAKGDGSSEAKRVAPKRQSDPSIRSVACEQEERLCPSRKAEASSVPSLVSALSVPTMPLTKSHAAGALNTRSASSPVPGSLHFTHSSLEHAGSVQYPPILVTNSQGASVAYGEPFPKYDSVVSDHGYYSMLSDFSTMSLQDSFCSLEQPEPVGVGGGYPGRAPSMCPEPGRSHSSDSFSSYSGEMYLNSLEGSLDDSMKGPSAQAPTQTLAQTRLQAFAHGFHHEALTRVQSYGTDEPKPGPRKQSSAHLAPHSQHPVVGARSSCPGDYPPLSQNVLPSASPSQQGRSLGMTRMDSISDSRLYESNPLRQRRPPLCREQHASWDPLPCGNEPYSYGGYGLGGGLMPCCERVMVRSMPEKMEQIWRSPWDSVPPPPPASRGPVGESQERHPIPEHQYQTYRNLCNIFPAYVVHSVMEKNPHMTDPQQLAAVIVTKLRSCH